A single region of the Leptodactylus fuscus isolate aLepFus1 chromosome 5, aLepFus1.hap2, whole genome shotgun sequence genome encodes:
- the RPS16 gene encoding small ribosomal subunit protein uS9: protein MPAKGPLQSVQVFGRKKTATAVAHCKRGNGLIKVNGRPLEMIEPATLQYKLLEPVLLLGKERFAGVDIRVRVKGGGHVAQVYAIRQAISKSLVAYYQKYVDEASKKEIKDILIQYDRTLLVADPRRCESKKFGGPGARARYQKSYR, encoded by the exons ATGCCGGCGAAGGGTCCCCTGCAGTCCGTCCAGGTTTTCGGACGTAAG AAAACAGCCACTGCTGTTGCTCACTGCAAAAGAGGTAATGGCCTCATTAAAGTGAACGGAAGACCTCTGGAGATGATCGAACCCGCAACTCTGCAGTACAAG ctgCTTGAGCCTGTTCTTCTCTTGGGTAAGGAGCGATTTGCTGGTGTTGATATCAGAGTCCGTGTGAAGGGTGGTGGACATGTTGCGCAAGTCTATG ccATTCGTCAAGCCATTTCCAAATCTCTTGTGGCATACTACCAAAAGT ATGTTGATGAGGCTTCCAAGAAGGAAATCAAGGATATTCTCATTCAGTATGACAGGACTCTTCTAGTTGCAGATCCTCGTCGTTGCGAGTCCAAAAAGTTCGGTGGACCTGGAGCCCGTGCTCGCTACCAGAAGTCTTACCGTTAA